From a single Chlorocebus sabaeus isolate Y175 chromosome X, mChlSab1.0.hap1, whole genome shotgun sequence genomic region:
- the CDK16 gene encoding cyclin-dependent kinase 16 isoform X3, protein MPLYGHARGHVTHPSILGTRPGRPMAGPITAAVPEKICYGAFCSCSGAFPLEANNPSFGPLPSISHLNLRTQIAMDRMKKIKRQLSMTLRGGRGIDKTNGAPEQIGLDESGGGGGSDPGEAPTRAAPGELRSARGPLSSAPEIVHEDLKMGSDGESDQASATSSDEVQSPVRVRMRNHPPRKISTEDINKRLSLPADIRLPEGYLEKLTLNSPIFDKPLSRRLRRVSLSEIGFGKLETYIKLDKLGEGTYATVYKGKSKLTDNLVALKEIRLEHEEGAPCTAIREVSLLKDLKHANIVTLHDIIHTEKSLTLVFEYLDKDLKQYLDDCGNIINMHNVKLFLFQLLRGLAYCHRQKVLHRDLKPQNLLINERGELKLADFGLARAKSIPTKTYSNEVVTLWYRPPDILLGSTDYSTQIDMWGVGCIFYEMATGRPLFPGSTVEEQLHFIFRILGTPTEETWPGILSNEEFKTYNYPKYRAEALLSHAPRLDSDGADLLTKLLQFEGRNRISAEDAMKHPFFLSLGERIHKLPDTTSIFALKEIQLQKEASLRSSSMPDSGRPAFRVVDTEF, encoded by the exons ATGCCACTCTATGGGCATGCTCGAGGCCATGTCACCCATCCTTCAATTCTGGGCACACGCCCTGGCCGACCCATGGCTGGGCCCATCACTGCAGCTGTACCTGAGAAGATCTGCTATGGAGCCTTCTGCTCCTGCAGTGGGGCTTTTCCCCTAGAGGCCAACAATCCATCATTTGGGCCCTTGCCTTCAATCAGCCACCTAAATCTGAGAACTCAG ATCGCCATGGATCGGATGAAGAAGATCAAACGGCAGCTGTCAATGACACTCCGAGGTGGCCGAGGCATAGACAAGACCAATGGTGCCCCTGAGCAGATAGGCCTGGAtgagagtggtggtggtggcggcagtGACCCTGGAGAGGCCCCCACACGTGCTGCTCCTGGGGAACTTCGTTCTGCACGGGGCCCACTCAGCTCTGCACCAG AGATTGTGCACGAGGACTTGAAGATGGGGTCTGATGGGGAGAGTGACCAGGCTTCAGCCACTTCCTCGGATGAGGTGCAGTCTCCAGTGAGAGTGCGCATGCGCAACCATCCCCCACGCAAGATCTCCACTGAG GACATCAACAAGCGCCTATCGCTACCAGCTGACATCCGGCTGCCTGAGGGCTACCTGGAGAAGCTGACCCTCAATAGCCCCATCTTTGACAAGCCCCTCAGCCGCCGCCTCCGTCGTGTCAGCCTA TCTGAGATTGGCTTTGGGAAACTGGAGACCTACATTAAGCTGGACAAGCTGGGCGAG GGTACCTATGCCACCGTCTACAAAGGCAAAAGCAAGCTCACAGACAACCTTGTGGCACTCAAGGAGATCAGACTGGAACATGAAGAGGGGGCACCCTGCACCGCCATCCGGGAAG TGTCCCTGCTCAAGGACCTCAAACATGCCAACATCGTTACGCTACATGACATTATCCACACGGAGAAGTCCCTCACCCTTGTCTTTGAGTACCTG GACAAGGACCTGAAGCAGTACCTGGATGACTGTGGGAACATCATCAACATGCACAACGTGAAA CTGTTCCTGTTCCAGCTGCTCCGTGGCCTGGCCTACTGCCACCGGCAGAAGGTGCTACACCGAGACCTCAAGCCCCAGAACCTGCTCATCAACGAGAGAGGAGAGCTCAAGCTGGCTGACTTTG GCCTGGCCCGGGCCAAGTCAATCCCAACAAAGACATACTCCAATGAGGTGGTGACACTGTGGTACCGGCCCCCTGACATCCTGCTCGGGTCCACGGACTACTCCACTCAGATTGACATGTG GGGTGTGGGCTGCATCTTCTATGAGATGGCCACAGGCCGGCCCCTCTTCCCGGGCTCCACGGTGGAGGAACAGCTACACTTCATCTTCCGCATCTTAG GAACCCCAACTGAGGAGACGTGGCCAGGCATCCTCTCCAATGAGGAGTTCAAGACATACAACTACCCCAAGTACCGAGCCGAGGCCCTTTTGAGCCACGCACCCCG ACTTGATAGCGACGGGGCCGACCTCCTCACCAAGCTGTTGCAG tTTGAGGGTCGAAATCGGATCTCCGCAGAAGATGCCATGAAACATCCATTCTTCCTCAGTTTGGGGGAGCGGATCCACAAACTTCCTGACA CTACTTCCATATTTGCACTAAAGGAGATTCAGCTACAAAAGGAGGCCAGCCTTCGGTCTTCATCGATGCCTGACTCAG GCAGGCCAGCTTTCCGCGTGGTGGACACCGAATTCTAG
- the CDK16 gene encoding cyclin-dependent kinase 16 isoform X1 has product MDRMKKIKRQLSMTLRGGRGIDKTNGAPEQIGLDESGGGGGSDPGEAPTRAAPGELRSARGPLSSAPEIVHEDLKMGSDGESDQASATSSDEVQSPVRVRMRNHPPRKISTEDINKRLSLPADIRLPEGYLEKLTLNSPIFDKPLSRRLRRVSLSEIGFGKLETYIKLDKLGEGTYATVYKGKSKLTDNLVALKEIRLEHEEGAPCTAIREVSLLKDLKHANIVTLHDIIHTEKSLTLVFEYLDKDLKQYLDDCGNIINMHNVKLFLFQLLRGLAYCHRQKVLHRDLKPQNLLINERGELKLADFGLARAKSIPTKTYSNEVVTLWYRPPDILLGSTDYSTQIDMWGVGCIFYEMATGRPLFPGSTVEEQLHFIFRILGTPTEETWPGILSNEEFKTYNYPKYRAEALLSHAPRLDSDGADLLTKLLQFEGRNRISAEDAMKHPFFLSLGERIHKLPDTTSIFALKEIQLQKEASLRSSSMPDSGRPAFRVVDTEF; this is encoded by the exons ATGGATCGGATGAAGAAGATCAAACGGCAGCTGTCAATGACACTCCGAGGTGGCCGAGGCATAGACAAGACCAATGGTGCCCCTGAGCAGATAGGCCTGGAtgagagtggtggtggtggcggcagtGACCCTGGAGAGGCCCCCACACGTGCTGCTCCTGGGGAACTTCGTTCTGCACGGGGCCCACTCAGCTCTGCACCAG AGATTGTGCACGAGGACTTGAAGATGGGGTCTGATGGGGAGAGTGACCAGGCTTCAGCCACTTCCTCGGATGAGGTGCAGTCTCCAGTGAGAGTGCGCATGCGCAACCATCCCCCACGCAAGATCTCCACTGAG GACATCAACAAGCGCCTATCGCTACCAGCTGACATCCGGCTGCCTGAGGGCTACCTGGAGAAGCTGACCCTCAATAGCCCCATCTTTGACAAGCCCCTCAGCCGCCGCCTCCGTCGTGTCAGCCTA TCTGAGATTGGCTTTGGGAAACTGGAGACCTACATTAAGCTGGACAAGCTGGGCGAG GGTACCTATGCCACCGTCTACAAAGGCAAAAGCAAGCTCACAGACAACCTTGTGGCACTCAAGGAGATCAGACTGGAACATGAAGAGGGGGCACCCTGCACCGCCATCCGGGAAG TGTCCCTGCTCAAGGACCTCAAACATGCCAACATCGTTACGCTACATGACATTATCCACACGGAGAAGTCCCTCACCCTTGTCTTTGAGTACCTG GACAAGGACCTGAAGCAGTACCTGGATGACTGTGGGAACATCATCAACATGCACAACGTGAAA CTGTTCCTGTTCCAGCTGCTCCGTGGCCTGGCCTACTGCCACCGGCAGAAGGTGCTACACCGAGACCTCAAGCCCCAGAACCTGCTCATCAACGAGAGAGGAGAGCTCAAGCTGGCTGACTTTG GCCTGGCCCGGGCCAAGTCAATCCCAACAAAGACATACTCCAATGAGGTGGTGACACTGTGGTACCGGCCCCCTGACATCCTGCTCGGGTCCACGGACTACTCCACTCAGATTGACATGTG GGGTGTGGGCTGCATCTTCTATGAGATGGCCACAGGCCGGCCCCTCTTCCCGGGCTCCACGGTGGAGGAACAGCTACACTTCATCTTCCGCATCTTAG GAACCCCAACTGAGGAGACGTGGCCAGGCATCCTCTCCAATGAGGAGTTCAAGACATACAACTACCCCAAGTACCGAGCCGAGGCCCTTTTGAGCCACGCACCCCG ACTTGATAGCGACGGGGCCGACCTCCTCACCAAGCTGTTGCAG tTTGAGGGTCGAAATCGGATCTCCGCAGAAGATGCCATGAAACATCCATTCTTCCTCAGTTTGGGGGAGCGGATCCACAAACTTCCTGACA CTACTTCCATATTTGCACTAAAGGAGATTCAGCTACAAAAGGAGGCCAGCCTTCGGTCTTCATCGATGCCTGACTCAG GCAGGCCAGCTTTCCGCGTGGTGGACACCGAATTCTAG
- the CDK16 gene encoding cyclin-dependent kinase 16 isoform X2 produces the protein MDRMKKIKRQLSMTLRGGRGIDKTNGAPEQIGLDESGGGGGSDPGEAPTRAAPGELRSARGPLSSAPEIVHEDLKMGSDGESDQASATSSDEVQSPVRVRMRNHPPRKISTEDINKRLSLPADIRLPEGYLEKLTLNSPIFDKPLSRRLRRVSLSEIGFGKLETYIKLDKLGEGTYATVYKGKSKLTDNLVALKEIRLEHEEGAPCTAIREVSLLKDLKHANIVTLHDIIHTEKSLTLVFEYLDKDLKQYLDDCGNIINMHNVKLFLFQLLRGLAYCHRQKVLHRDLKPQNLLINERGELKLADFGLARAKSIPTKTYSNEVVTLWYRPPDILLGSTDYSTQIDMWGVGCIFYEMATGRPLFPGSTVEEQLHFIFRILGTPTEETWPGILSNEEFKTYNYPKYRAEALLSHAPRSLCPCGRLDSDGADLLTKLLQFEGRNRISAEDAMKHPFFLSLGERIHKLPDTTSIFALKEIQLQKEASLRSSSMPDSGRPAFRVVDTEF, from the exons ATGGATCGGATGAAGAAGATCAAACGGCAGCTGTCAATGACACTCCGAGGTGGCCGAGGCATAGACAAGACCAATGGTGCCCCTGAGCAGATAGGCCTGGAtgagagtggtggtggtggcggcagtGACCCTGGAGAGGCCCCCACACGTGCTGCTCCTGGGGAACTTCGTTCTGCACGGGGCCCACTCAGCTCTGCACCAG AGATTGTGCACGAGGACTTGAAGATGGGGTCTGATGGGGAGAGTGACCAGGCTTCAGCCACTTCCTCGGATGAGGTGCAGTCTCCAGTGAGAGTGCGCATGCGCAACCATCCCCCACGCAAGATCTCCACTGAG GACATCAACAAGCGCCTATCGCTACCAGCTGACATCCGGCTGCCTGAGGGCTACCTGGAGAAGCTGACCCTCAATAGCCCCATCTTTGACAAGCCCCTCAGCCGCCGCCTCCGTCGTGTCAGCCTA TCTGAGATTGGCTTTGGGAAACTGGAGACCTACATTAAGCTGGACAAGCTGGGCGAG GGTACCTATGCCACCGTCTACAAAGGCAAAAGCAAGCTCACAGACAACCTTGTGGCACTCAAGGAGATCAGACTGGAACATGAAGAGGGGGCACCCTGCACCGCCATCCGGGAAG TGTCCCTGCTCAAGGACCTCAAACATGCCAACATCGTTACGCTACATGACATTATCCACACGGAGAAGTCCCTCACCCTTGTCTTTGAGTACCTG GACAAGGACCTGAAGCAGTACCTGGATGACTGTGGGAACATCATCAACATGCACAACGTGAAA CTGTTCCTGTTCCAGCTGCTCCGTGGCCTGGCCTACTGCCACCGGCAGAAGGTGCTACACCGAGACCTCAAGCCCCAGAACCTGCTCATCAACGAGAGAGGAGAGCTCAAGCTGGCTGACTTTG GCCTGGCCCGGGCCAAGTCAATCCCAACAAAGACATACTCCAATGAGGTGGTGACACTGTGGTACCGGCCCCCTGACATCCTGCTCGGGTCCACGGACTACTCCACTCAGATTGACATGTG GGGTGTGGGCTGCATCTTCTATGAGATGGCCACAGGCCGGCCCCTCTTCCCGGGCTCCACGGTGGAGGAACAGCTACACTTCATCTTCCGCATCTTAG GAACCCCAACTGAGGAGACGTGGCCAGGCATCCTCTCCAATGAGGAGTTCAAGACATACAACTACCCCAAGTACCGAGCCGAGGCCCTTTTGAGCCACGCACCCCG GTCTCTTTGTCCTTGTGGCAGACTTGATAGCGACGGGGCCGACCTCCTCACCAAGCTGTTGCAG tTTGAGGGTCGAAATCGGATCTCCGCAGAAGATGCCATGAAACATCCATTCTTCCTCAGTTTGGGGGAGCGGATCCACAAACTTCCTGACA CTACTTCCATATTTGCACTAAAGGAGATTCAGCTACAAAAGGAGGCCAGCCTTCGGTCTTCATCGATGCCTGACTCAG GCAGGCCAGCTTTCCGCGTGGTGGACACCGAATTCTAG